The following proteins are co-located in the Sphingomonas panacis genome:
- a CDS encoding terminase large subunit produces MASAPGAPARDHAAIARQYAGDVVSGKIPAGKYIRRQCERFITELVRSADDDFPFRFDEVRASRPCQFIERLPHTKGPWARQKKRLVLEPWQIWNIACVFGWVHKAGPQKDTRRFRRWMLVVPRKNGKSAIASGIALYMLCADNEFGAEVYSGATNEKQAWEVFRPARLMVQKLKRLKERYNIEVLAKQLHRPDDGSRMETIIGDPGDGQSPSCSIHDEYHEHVDDAQVDTMITGMGARDQPLQLLITTAGENLAGPCYAMILEQRERLAGIGHNGGPPLDDDTFFAEYSIDEEDDWKSEAALRKANPCIGVSVGLEYLLARQRDAIATPRKRGIFKTKHLNLWVAAKAAYFDIEAWRRCADDAIPVRFADAIEQFRGRRAVLSLDLASKVDIAALEVLILPEGDRPTKADPYIRLGRYFLPSKAVEDVSAYQGWDAQGLLDVSEGNITDYEEIEIAIGELREILDVAHVAYDPAQATMLVTRLMKSGAPVLEVRPTVVNFSDPMKQLDAWTKAELIRHAGCPVMEWEMSNVVAQQDAKDNVYPRKPRNEAKIDNPVALIAAIGAALATHDDGFEYTGM; encoded by the coding sequence GTGGCGAGCGCGCCGGGCGCGCCGGCGCGTGACCACGCGGCGATCGCGCGGCAGTACGCCGGCGACGTCGTCTCGGGGAAGATCCCGGCCGGGAAGTATATCCGCCGCCAGTGCGAGCGGTTCATCACGGAGTTGGTGCGCAGCGCCGACGATGACTTCCCGTTCCGCTTCGACGAGGTGCGAGCGAGCCGGCCGTGCCAGTTCATCGAGCGCCTGCCACACACGAAAGGGCCTTGGGCGCGCCAGAAAAAGCGCTTGGTGCTCGAGCCGTGGCAGATCTGGAACATCGCGTGCGTGTTCGGCTGGGTCCACAAGGCCGGGCCGCAGAAGGATACGCGCCGGTTTCGCCGGTGGATGCTGGTCGTGCCGCGCAAGAACGGCAAGTCGGCGATCGCGTCGGGCATCGCGCTCTACATGCTGTGCGCCGACAACGAGTTCGGCGCCGAGGTCTATTCGGGCGCGACCAACGAGAAACAGGCATGGGAGGTTTTCCGGCCGGCTAGGCTGATGGTCCAGAAGCTCAAGCGGCTGAAGGAACGATACAACATCGAGGTGCTGGCGAAGCAGCTGCACCGCCCGGACGACGGCTCCCGGATGGAGACGATCATCGGCGATCCGGGCGACGGGCAGTCGCCCAGCTGCTCGATCCACGACGAATATCACGAACACGTCGACGACGCCCAGGTCGACACGATGATCACCGGCATGGGCGCGCGCGACCAGCCGTTGCAGTTGCTCATCACCACCGCCGGTGAGAACCTCGCCGGACCGTGCTACGCGATGATCCTCGAGCAGCGCGAACGGCTCGCTGGCATCGGGCACAATGGCGGCCCGCCGCTTGATGACGACACGTTTTTTGCCGAATATTCGATCGACGAGGAGGATGACTGGAAGTCGGAGGCGGCGCTCCGCAAGGCGAACCCTTGCATCGGCGTCTCGGTCGGGCTCGAGTACCTGCTGGCGCGGCAACGCGACGCGATCGCCACCCCGCGCAAGCGCGGGATCTTCAAGACCAAGCACCTCAACCTATGGGTCGCGGCGAAGGCGGCCTATTTCGACATTGAGGCGTGGCGCCGGTGTGCCGATGACGCGATCCCGGTGCGGTTTGCGGATGCGATCGAGCAGTTTCGCGGCCGACGGGCGGTCCTGAGCCTAGATCTCGCCTCCAAGGTCGATATCGCCGCGCTCGAGGTGCTGATCCTGCCGGAAGGCGACCGGCCGACCAAGGCTGACCCGTACATCCGCCTAGGCCGGTACTTCCTGCCGTCCAAAGCGGTCGAGGATGTGAGCGCTTACCAGGGCTGGGACGCTCAGGGCCTGCTCGACGTGAGCGAAGGCAACATCACCGACTACGAGGAGATCGAGATCGCGATCGGCGAGCTCCGCGAGATCCTCGATGTCGCCCACGTCGCCTATGACCCCGCTCAGGCGACCATGCTCGTGACTCGCCTGATGAAGTCGGGTGCGCCGGTGCTCGAGGTTCGGCCGACCGTCGTCAACTTCTCGGACCCGATGAAGCAACTCGACGCCTGGACCAAGGCCGAACTGATCCGCCACGCCGGTTGCCCGGTGATGGAATGGGAAATGAGCAACGTCGTCGCTCAGCAGGACGCCAAGGACAACGTCTACCCGCGCAAGCCGCGCAACGAAGCCAAGATCGACAACCCGGTCGCGCTGATCGCCGCAATCGGCGCGGCGCTGGCGACCCACGACGACGGCTTCGAATATACAGGGATGTGA
- a CDS encoding P27 family phage terminase small subunit: MVPPLHLSDLAQLLFRETSAILEHQGRADPSFIQLVAILAQRQEQIQRWQAVLEVVGDTCESTTVRKVDGQQVITTMIRARPEVAMLSDAMRQAQSLLGELGLTPSAFLRLTGGKKDDPGSGDEFDF; encoded by the coding sequence ATGGTTCCACCGCTGCATTTGTCCGATCTTGCGCAGCTACTCTTCCGAGAAACGTCGGCGATTCTCGAACACCAAGGTCGGGCCGACCCGTCGTTTATCCAGCTCGTCGCGATCCTCGCCCAGCGCCAGGAGCAAATCCAACGCTGGCAGGCGGTTCTCGAGGTGGTCGGGGACACCTGCGAAAGCACGACGGTGCGCAAGGTCGACGGGCAACAGGTCATCACGACGATGATCCGCGCGCGGCCGGAAGTGGCGATGTTGTCGGACGCGATGCGTCAAGCGCAGTCGCTCCTCGGCGAATTGGGGCTGACACCGTCTGCCTTCCTCCGCCTCACCGGCGGCAAGAAGGATGATCCGGGCAGCGGCGACGAGTTTGATTTCTGA
- a CDS encoding HNH endonuclease: protein MPSQPSSLVRPGQKERKPWQRTSTFVDKRKRGRAGQRDRAQVLAEEPLCRACLELGRTTASTRVDHIKPLSEGGTDDRSNKQGLCIPCHDAKSAAERTAARRDRPDR from the coding sequence ATGCCGTCGCAACCGTCCAGCCTAGTCCGGCCCGGGCAGAAGGAGCGCAAGCCCTGGCAGCGCACGTCGACGTTCGTCGATAAACGTAAGCGCGGGCGCGCCGGCCAGCGCGATCGTGCACAGGTGCTCGCCGAGGAGCCGCTGTGTCGAGCTTGCCTCGAGCTCGGCCGCACGACCGCCAGCACGCGCGTCGACCACATCAAGCCGCTCAGCGAAGGCGGCACGGACGACCGCTCAAACAAGCAAGGGCTGTGCATCCCCTGCCATGACGCGAAAAGTGCGGCGGAACGCACCGCCGCCCGGCGCGATCGCCCGGATCGCTGA
- a CDS encoding DUF3164 family protein, whose product MPYLRDAKGSLVPIATIKAADLLMDETVRDVLVAARALSEQIAVFKVQAFEAVSALQALLAQDYGAPLGGKKGNITLVSFDGCEKVQVQVADLLEFGPELQSAKALIDECLTEWAVGSAIELRALVNRVFQVDKEGKINRAELFMLLRVDIADERWQRAMDAIRDSMRVIGSRTYIRFYDRPAPDAAWHAVTIDMASA is encoded by the coding sequence ATGCCCTATCTGCGCGATGCGAAGGGCAGCTTGGTGCCGATCGCGACGATCAAGGCGGCCGATCTGCTAATGGATGAAACCGTGCGCGACGTTCTCGTCGCCGCACGCGCGCTGTCCGAGCAGATCGCCGTGTTCAAGGTGCAGGCGTTCGAGGCGGTGAGCGCGCTACAGGCGCTGCTGGCGCAGGATTATGGCGCGCCTCTTGGCGGTAAGAAGGGCAACATCACGCTCGTCTCCTTCGATGGATGCGAGAAGGTCCAGGTGCAGGTTGCCGATCTGCTCGAGTTCGGCCCCGAGCTGCAGTCCGCGAAAGCACTGATCGACGAATGCCTGACCGAGTGGGCAGTCGGCAGCGCCATCGAACTTCGTGCGCTGGTGAACCGCGTCTTCCAGGTGGACAAGGAAGGCAAGATCAACCGCGCCGAACTGTTCATGCTGCTGCGCGTGGATATCGCAGACGAACGCTGGCAGCGCGCGATGGACGCCATCCGTGACTCCATGCGCGTCATAGGCTCGCGCACCTACATCCGGTTCTATGACCGGCCGGCACCGGATGCCGCATGGCATGCCGTTACGATCGACATGGCGTCGGCCTAG